A single Vulcanisaeta distributa DSM 14429 DNA region contains:
- the thrC gene encoding threonine synthase translates to MRPRFLSKYILKCPRCGFETEASPYVMRCPRCGELLDALLIADRVRLNWGGLRGRGVWRYRELLPEPGNTVTMGEGATPLIRLRGHGNAYVKFEGANPTGSFKDRGMTVGVSLALSIGVKGVIVASTGNTAASAAAYAARAGLECLVVLPKGGVAKGKLGQAMLHGAKIAEVPGTFDNALEYVLEAVLSDGRVNNVNYYPLNSINPWRLEGQKTIAYEIVEEIGVPDYVFVPVGNGGNIYAIWKGFRELVDFGVIDRVPKMIGVQASGAAPMVRYWRGLGEARIDNPRTVASAIRIGRPINWFRAYRAVKYSGGEFIEVSDDEILMAQRMLGREGIGVEPASAASLAGYLKALGEGMVDAGDKVVLIATGHALKDPDTLLMNSNVNMVSVSSLDELRSLIVAQEPGI, encoded by the coding sequence ATGAGACCTAGATTCCTCAGTAAATACATCCTAAAGTGTCCAAGGTGTGGTTTCGAGACCGAGGCGAGCCCATACGTAATGAGGTGCCCAAGGTGTGGTGAATTACTTGATGCATTATTAATCGCTGATAGGGTTAGGTTGAACTGGGGAGGTTTACGGGGTAGGGGTGTATGGAGGTATAGGGAATTACTGCCTGAGCCGGGTAATACCGTCACGATGGGCGAGGGCGCAACGCCATTAATTAGGTTAAGAGGTCATGGCAATGCCTATGTCAAGTTTGAGGGTGCAAACCCAACGGGCTCCTTTAAGGATAGGGGGATGACTGTCGGCGTTTCATTGGCGTTGTCAATAGGTGTTAAGGGGGTTATAGTGGCGTCAACGGGGAATACTGCGGCGTCCGCGGCGGCCTACGCGGCTAGGGCAGGCCTTGAGTGCCTAGTGGTTCTACCAAAGGGTGGTGTTGCCAAGGGCAAGTTGGGGCAGGCGATGCTGCATGGTGCGAAGATCGCCGAGGTTCCTGGCACATTTGATAATGCGTTGGAGTACGTATTAGAGGCTGTATTGAGTGATGGCCGTGTCAACAACGTTAATTACTACCCACTTAATTCGATAAATCCCTGGAGGTTGGAGGGGCAGAAGACCATAGCCTATGAAATTGTGGAGGAGATTGGTGTCCCGGATTACGTCTTTGTCCCGGTGGGTAATGGTGGCAATATATACGCCATTTGGAAGGGGTTTAGGGAGTTGGTGGATTTTGGCGTGATTGATCGCGTACCGAAAATGATTGGTGTCCAAGCATCAGGGGCTGCGCCGATGGTTAGGTATTGGAGGGGCTTGGGTGAGGCGAGGATTGATAACCCAAGGACTGTGGCCTCGGCAATAAGGATTGGTAGGCCAATTAATTGGTTTAGGGCTTATAGGGCTGTTAAGTATAGTGGTGGTGAATTCATTGAGGTTAGTGATGATGAGATATTAATGGCTCAGAGAATGCTTGGTAGGGAGGGCATCGGCGTCGAACCTGCCAGCGCGGCATCACTGGCTGGTTACTTAAAGGCTTTGGGTGAGGGCATGGTTGACGCTGGGGATAAGGTAGTATTAATAGCCACCGGCCACGCACTAAAGGATCCAGACACACTACTAATGAATAGTAATGTGAATATGGTTAGTGTCTCGTCATTGGATGAGTTGAGGTCCCTAATAGTTGCCCAGGAACCAGGAATATAG
- a CDS encoding homoserine dehydrogenase, with translation MRRYRVLIIGFGNVGQAFFRLLNLKRDLLGVDVYVSEIIDRRRGHIVNPGPSVVDDARSGKLLGKRVDINEIPRLIEGSDADIVCEFTDLNVKDRGEPAFTYLSTAIRSGKHVITTNKGPIAFHYDELMELSRRFNRLVRFKGTVMAGTPSFNIIDLLPGIKVNYFMGILNGTTNYILTRMYEGMNFNEALRLAQERGYAEADPSLDIDGWDAALKAIIISRVLGWRHSLEGMEVRGIRDIDIRAYGDRVVKLIAYANAETAYVKPVPLSRSDVLAHVNENLNALRINTDTLGDVMVIGPGAGPMETAQAVLTDLMYIINHLGD, from the coding sequence ATGAGGAGATATAGGGTATTGATAATTGGCTTTGGGAATGTTGGTCAGGCCTTCTTCAGGTTATTGAATTTAAAGAGGGATTTACTTGGTGTTGATGTTTATGTTAGTGAGATAATTGATAGGAGGCGTGGGCATATAGTTAATCCAGGACCTAGTGTCGTTGATGATGCACGTAGCGGCAAATTGCTTGGTAAGAGGGTGGACATTAATGAGATTCCCAGGCTTATTGAGGGGAGCGATGCAGACATTGTCTGTGAGTTCACGGATTTAAACGTTAAGGATAGGGGTGAGCCCGCATTCACCTATTTATCGACAGCCATCAGGAGCGGTAAGCACGTGATTACGACCAATAAGGGCCCAATAGCCTTCCACTACGATGAGTTGATGGAACTTAGCAGGAGGTTTAATAGGCTTGTTAGGTTTAAGGGCACGGTGATGGCGGGCACGCCATCCTTCAACATAATCGACCTATTACCTGGCATTAAGGTTAATTACTTCATGGGCATACTCAACGGCACCACAAACTACATACTCACGAGGATGTACGAGGGCATGAACTTCAACGAAGCCCTCAGGCTGGCCCAGGAAAGGGGTTATGCGGAGGCTGACCCATCCCTGGACATTGATGGTTGGGATGCTGCGCTGAAGGCAATCATTATTTCGAGGGTGCTTGGTTGGAGGCATAGCCTTGAGGGCATGGAGGTTAGGGGTATACGTGACATAGACATTAGGGCCTATGGGGATAGGGTTGTTAAGCTCATAGCCTACGCCAATGCGGAGACTGCGTACGTTAAGCCAGTCCCATTGAGTAGGAGTGATGTTCTGGCTCACGTTAATGAGAACTTGAACGCATTGAGGATTAACACGGACACCCTAGGCGATGTTATGGTTATAGGGCCTGGGGCCGGGCCCATGGAGACTGCGCAAGCCGTATTAACGGATTTAATGTACATAATTAATCATTTAGGGGATTAA
- a CDS encoding imidazoleglycerol-phosphate dehydratase, producing MQGAGVRRAEVRRETRETRIYVELALTPGGIRVSTPIKFLNHMLETFIFYMNASGEIVAEDLRGFDDHHVAEDVSIALGMAIDRVLGDRVGIRRFGWSMVPMDDALAVTSVDLGGRAYWVFRGSFIGERIGDLTTQMIPHIIRTLATYSRATIHAEIRWGENDHHMAEALFKSLGLSMAQAMEYVDNSVRSLKGTLQ from the coding sequence GTGCAGGGAGCTGGGGTTAGGCGGGCTGAGGTTAGGCGTGAGACAAGGGAGACGAGAATTTACGTGGAATTGGCATTAACCCCAGGCGGTATTAGGGTTTCGACACCAATTAAATTCCTCAACCACATGCTTGAGACATTCATATTTTACATGAATGCGTCGGGGGAGATCGTAGCCGAGGACCTGAGGGGGTTCGATGATCACCATGTTGCTGAGGATGTCTCCATAGCCCTGGGCATGGCGATAGATAGGGTGTTGGGTGATAGGGTCGGTATTAGGAGGTTTGGCTGGTCCATGGTTCCCATGGACGACGCACTCGCGGTGACTTCTGTGGATCTTGGGGGCAGGGCTTATTGGGTGTTTAGGGGGTCATTCATTGGTGAGAGGATTGGCGACTTAACGACACAGATGATACCCCACATCATTAGGACCTTAGCCACGTACTCAAGGGCGACCATACACGCGGAGATAAGGTGGGGTGAGAATGACCACCACATGGCCGAGGCGCTGTTTAAGTCCCTGGGACTCTCGATGGCGCAGGCCATGGAGTACGTTGATAACTCAGTGAGGAGTCTGAAGGGGACCCTGCAATGA
- a CDS encoding pyridoxal phosphate-dependent aminotransferase — translation MSWKGVLSLNFYEEPNVGYKVHRLHFNENLFLPREYYEKLLTVLLDPDMIRYYTEPLNPTFNEALAKYLNIDVNNVFSVAGGDEGLRLLIQFALHGFRKVLIVEPTYSMPKVLAESMRVDTDQFLLKEDTYELDIDGIVKIGDSYDVIYICNPNNPTGNLFNRELIEYLLPRVKSLVVIDEAYAEFARYSLTDLIRDYDNLAIVRTFSKAWGLAGLRVGYVVASDVVINGLSRLSLSHNIPYPSMALVLRALELRDYVERSIDEMINVREYMIKSLRDLDLRPIPSVTNFVTFHVGSPNRADDIYSKLFNKGFVVRNLSGKVLCEDCLRVTVPPKPIATEFIDALDDVLRGLNK, via the coding sequence ATGTCTTGGAAGGGTGTATTATCCCTTAACTTCTATGAGGAACCAAACGTTGGCTATAAGGTACATAGGCTTCACTTTAATGAGAATTTATTCCTACCACGTGAGTACTACGAGAAACTACTTACCGTGTTGTTAGACCCTGACATGATTAGGTACTATACTGAGCCCCTTAACCCCACGTTTAATGAGGCGTTGGCTAAGTACCTCAATATTGATGTTAATAATGTGTTTTCCGTAGCCGGCGGTGATGAGGGATTGAGGTTACTCATTCAATTTGCGCTACATGGGTTTAGGAAGGTCCTTATCGTTGAGCCCACGTACTCAATGCCCAAGGTCCTGGCAGAGTCCATGAGGGTTGATACCGATCAATTCCTTCTTAAAGAAGATACCTACGAACTAGATATTGATGGCATAGTTAAAATTGGGGATTCTTACGACGTTATTTACATATGTAATCCAAACAATCCAACGGGTAATTTATTCAATAGGGAATTAATTGAATACTTATTGCCCCGCGTTAAATCTCTCGTGGTTATTGATGAGGCTTACGCAGAATTTGCTAGGTATAGCCTTACCGATTTAATTAGGGATTATGATAACCTGGCAATAGTGAGGACATTCTCCAAAGCCTGGGGCCTGGCGGGTCTCAGGGTGGGCTATGTAGTAGCCTCTGACGTGGTCATTAATGGACTTAGCAGATTATCATTATCTCACAACATTCCATATCCCTCAATGGCCTTGGTATTACGGGCCCTGGAATTAAGGGATTACGTTGAGAGGAGCATTGATGAAATGATTAATGTAAGGGAATACATGATTAAGTCATTGAGAGATTTAGACTTGAGACCAATACCCTCAGTAACCAATTTCGTAACATTCCACGTGGGTAGTCCCAACAGGGCTGATGATATATATAGCAAGTTGTTTAATAAGGGCTTCGTGGTCAGGAACTTAAGCGGTAAGGTTCTTTGTGAGGATTGCCTTAGGGTTACGGTGCCCCCCAAGCCCATTGCCACAGAATTCATTGACGCATTGGACGATGTTCTTCGTGGTTTAAATAAGTAA
- the hisG gene encoding ATP phosphoribosyltransferase: MAIPSKGRLVQPTIKLLEDVGIRLQVYDDRALMIPTNWSDLNIIRVRPEDIPYIVESSAAVMGITGLDYVVESQSRVKVVERLGFGNGKIVVAVPSTSGINSINDMEDGIRVATKYVNLTMNYFKAYGKNVRIVRISGSAEIMPLLGVAEAIVDVMSTGTTLKIHGLKPIGVITETEAVLITSNTGFDKCGEVMERFLLLLRGVKSSINKKLVLMNVPTEYLSKVLSILPAMEGPTVADIANKPFKEVISVVPENELPSLLVKLKNAGAKDILVMSIEKVIA, translated from the coding sequence ATGGCAATCCCGTCAAAGGGTCGTTTAGTACAACCAACGATTAAACTGCTTGAGGATGTTGGTATTAGGTTGCAGGTTTATGATGATAGGGCGTTAATGATACCGACAAATTGGTCGGACTTAAACATCATTAGGGTTAGGCCTGAGGATATACCGTACATTGTTGAGTCCAGCGCCGCTGTTATGGGTATTACGGGGCTTGATTATGTCGTTGAGAGTCAGTCGAGGGTTAAGGTTGTTGAGAGGTTGGGCTTTGGTAATGGGAAGATCGTAGTTGCTGTGCCGAGTACATCAGGCATTAATAGCATCAATGATATGGAGGATGGGATAAGGGTTGCGACGAAGTACGTTAATTTAACAATGAATTATTTCAAGGCTTATGGCAAGAATGTGAGGATAGTCAGGATATCGGGTAGTGCCGAGATAATGCCTCTCCTCGGCGTGGCTGAGGCCATAGTCGATGTAATGTCGACAGGAACCACACTAAAGATTCATGGATTGAAACCGATCGGCGTGATCACGGAGACGGAGGCCGTACTCATAACCAGCAATACAGGGTTTGATAAATGCGGCGAAGTAATGGAGAGATTCCTCCTACTACTACGTGGCGTTAAATCCTCAATTAATAAGAAGTTGGTCTTAATGAACGTACCCACGGAGTACCTGTCCAAGGTACTATCCATATTACCCGCCATGGAGGGGCCCACCGTGGCCGACATCGCGAATAAGCCATTTAAGGAGGTAATCAGCGTGGTCCCTGAGAATGAATTACCGAGTCTCCTCGTTAAATTAAAGAATGCAGGTGCCAAGGACATACTGGTCATGAGTATTGAGAAGGTGATTGCTTAA
- the asd gene encoding aspartate-semialdehyde dehydrogenase, with amino-acid sequence MDRVRVSILGATGLVGQWMVKLLANHPFIEVVGLSASPGKVGRKYGEVVHWFIPGDVPEYARDITLVSTDPPDHKSADVVLSALPNDVAWPIESRLLSAGLNVISNASPERMNPRIPLINPEVNWEHLNILREVKGNWVVKNPNCTAAIISMPIKPIQDLIDSLHIVTLQSVSGAGYLGLSYLAIDGNVIPFIKGEEEKIEAELNKMLGKQFPEKFEPWGKPVYVTTTRVPVKYGHMAVIHAVLTKDVDTEYIINRLSRFRSLPQERELPTAPREPIKVINRVDAPQPARDLDPMAVSVGRVSVRDRVLRLVALGDNLVRGAAGITILTVETMKALGIL; translated from the coding sequence ATGGATCGCGTGAGGGTATCAATACTCGGGGCCACGGGACTCGTCGGGCAGTGGATGGTTAAGTTGCTGGCTAACCACCCATTCATTGAAGTCGTTGGTTTATCGGCATCCCCGGGTAAGGTTGGTCGTAAGTATGGCGAGGTGGTTCACTGGTTCATACCAGGTGATGTGCCTGAGTATGCCAGGGACATCACGCTGGTTTCCACGGACCCCCCAGACCATAAGTCGGCCGATGTGGTTCTCTCGGCATTACCAAACGATGTTGCCTGGCCCATTGAGAGTAGGCTATTGAGCGCTGGGTTGAACGTTATTTCAAACGCGTCGCCGGAGAGGATGAATCCGAGGATCCCACTGATAAACCCTGAGGTTAATTGGGAGCACCTAAACATACTCAGGGAGGTTAAGGGTAATTGGGTTGTTAAGAACCCGAACTGCACGGCTGCGATAATATCAATGCCCATAAAGCCTATTCAAGACCTAATCGACTCACTACACATAGTTACACTACAGTCTGTCTCTGGGGCCGGCTACCTGGGTCTGTCCTACCTGGCAATTGATGGTAATGTAATACCATTCATAAAGGGTGAGGAGGAGAAGATCGAGGCTGAGCTGAATAAGATGTTGGGTAAGCAATTCCCCGAGAAGTTCGAGCCCTGGGGCAAGCCTGTGTACGTAACGACGACCAGGGTACCCGTTAAGTATGGGCACATGGCCGTAATACACGCCGTGCTGACTAAGGATGTGGACACTGAGTATATAATTAATAGGTTGAGTAGGTTTAGATCCCTACCTCAGGAGAGGGAGTTGCCCACGGCACCCAGGGAGCCGATTAAGGTTATTAATAGGGTTGACGCACCCCAACCTGCCAGGGATTTGGACCCAATGGCTGTCAGTGTCGGTAGGGTGTCGGTTAGGGATAGGGTGTTAAGGCTTGTGGCGCTGGGAGATAACCTGGTGCGTGGTGCAGCTGGGATCACAATACTCACTGTGGAGACCATGAAGGCTCTGGGCATACTCTAA
- a CDS encoding MFS transporter — MSYEAGTQVSRWRNVVGSMLGWGLDAYDFVAYAFVAPVIAQVFFSQLGRLGSMLATLAAFSVSLAVRPLGGVFFGNLADKVGRRYVLYMTMLGAGLSSFLMGFLPTYAQAGLVAIALLIILRFAVGFFLGGEYSSSGVMAVESVTKWRGLASGIMQAGFDIGIFGVTFTYTLVATYLPENAMYTIGWRIVFWSGIVTTIIGWLFRRRFLTEAPEWEVAEKVRSPYRTLFTKYWLPVITILLATMGFLYEYYVMLELSPFVLQNVLNYSSALAGLILTVLSASDAIGSIFGGVLVDWFRSSARALLATALIIIALIYPTMYAILILSNGWLVLLWDFIAVLPVGVLQVYIRDLLPPSVRATGAGLSYNGGTWLAAWAAIITTLMAGASTRPEPWLTAITINMIWSSILIVISSMIAIALIKRARRE, encoded by the coding sequence GTGAGTTATGAAGCTGGAACACAGGTAAGTAGGTGGCGTAATGTCGTTGGTTCAATGCTGGGTTGGGGCTTAGATGCCTATGACTTCGTTGCCTATGCCTTTGTAGCGCCAGTAATAGCGCAGGTATTCTTTAGTCAGCTTGGTCGTTTAGGCTCAATGCTTGCAACGCTGGCCGCCTTCAGCGTTTCACTTGCCGTTAGACCACTCGGTGGTGTCTTCTTTGGTAACCTTGCGGATAAGGTCGGTAGGAGGTATGTACTGTACATGACAATGCTTGGCGCCGGCTTATCAAGCTTCCTAATGGGCTTCCTACCAACCTATGCCCAGGCAGGCCTAGTCGCCATTGCACTCCTCATAATACTCAGGTTCGCAGTCGGCTTCTTCCTGGGCGGTGAGTACTCATCGAGTGGCGTCATGGCTGTTGAAAGTGTCACTAAGTGGAGGGGCCTGGCCAGTGGCATTATGCAGGCTGGTTTCGACATTGGCATATTCGGCGTGACCTTCACATACACTCTGGTGGCTACCTACTTGCCAGAGAACGCAATGTATACCATTGGTTGGAGGATAGTGTTCTGGAGTGGCATAGTGACCACGATCATTGGCTGGTTATTTAGGAGGAGATTCCTAACCGAGGCCCCTGAGTGGGAGGTTGCGGAGAAGGTGAGGAGTCCGTACAGGACACTGTTCACTAAGTACTGGCTACCCGTAATAACGATACTACTGGCCACGATGGGCTTCCTCTACGAGTACTACGTAATGCTTGAGCTCTCACCATTCGTACTACAGAACGTGCTTAATTACTCATCAGCCCTGGCGGGCCTAATACTCACAGTACTCTCCGCGAGTGACGCCATTGGCAGTATCTTCGGCGGTGTATTGGTTGATTGGTTCAGGAGCTCGGCAAGGGCCTTACTGGCCACGGCATTAATAATCATAGCCCTCATATACCCAACAATGTACGCAATACTCATACTAAGCAACGGCTGGTTAGTACTGCTCTGGGACTTCATAGCGGTGCTACCCGTCGGCGTACTGCAGGTCTACATAAGGGACCTACTACCACCAAGCGTCAGAGCCACAGGCGCCGGCCTAAGTTATAATGGTGGCACTTGGTTGGCGGCTTGGGCCGCAATAATAACGACACTAATGGCAGGAGCCTCCACAAGGCCGGAACCCTGGCTAACGGCAATAACAATAAACATGATTTGGAGTAGCATATTAATAGTGATAAGTTCTATGATTGCAATAGCCCTCATTAAAAGGGCCCGTCGGGAATAA
- the hisI gene encoding phosphoribosyl-AMP cyclohydrolase, which translates to MFNPPGNIKVLRLSEDEARKIADSLWYRHTDNTVVAVAQDYETKDVLMVASMNRDAVIKTLTTGMVHYWSLSRKKLWLKGETSGHYQYLVGFRVDCDRDAVLLLVYQVGNACHLGTRSCFDSNNISNLRILFNDAGNPSSEFNEI; encoded by the coding sequence ATGTTCAATCCACCAGGCAACATTAAGGTGCTTAGGCTCAGTGAGGATGAGGCCAGGAAGATCGCTGATTCCCTATGGTATAGGCATACCGACAATACCGTGGTAGCCGTGGCCCAGGACTACGAGACGAAGGACGTGTTGATGGTTGCGAGTATGAATAGGGATGCCGTAATAAAGACGCTGACCACGGGCATGGTGCACTACTGGTCATTGAGTAGGAAGAAGCTTTGGCTAAAGGGTGAGACCAGTGGTCATTACCAATACTTAGTAGGTTTCAGGGTTGATTGCGATAGGGACGCGGTACTCCTACTTGTGTATCAGGTCGGTAATGCATGCCACCTGGGTACCCGCTCATGCTTCGACTCAAACAACATAAGTAACCTACGCATATTGTTTAATGACGCTGGAAACCCCTCGTCAGAATTTAACGAAATCTAA
- a CDS encoding aspartate kinase: MRISKVGGSLLTVGNVLNVIGRVVGRDYLGNKLVLVVSAMKGVTDQLIRAFDNHDPNALDNALSTYMSEALNLGLNDLASFLELAREELRRFINLGEPWVRDYVIIHGELLSTLLIERALNDLLGLRAKAVYEPGIVTDSNWGFASVNHELSSKYVIERVGGVLSKYDVVVVPGFLGVTSDGRYTSLGRGGSDYTASLLASYLGASRLTFYTDSGGILSGDPRIINDAVLLREVGYDEAYTASLLGAKKFHPRTFEPLLKSKVLTIITDPWREDGTYVVNNCITTPKLITLNEVGGAFRVSVVGCRISQVSHLRGEAYEIMASYDAKVINDDQHAVSALLNEWDDAVSLARDLHRWVRSWIA, from the coding sequence GTGAGGATATCTAAGGTTGGTGGTTCACTGTTAACTGTGGGTAATGTCCTTAATGTGATCGGTAGGGTTGTTGGTAGGGATTACCTGGGTAATAAGCTTGTGCTTGTTGTTTCGGCTATGAAGGGGGTTACGGACCAATTAATAAGGGCCTTTGATAATCACGACCCAAACGCACTTGATAATGCATTATCAACGTACATGAGTGAAGCCCTTAATCTCGGCCTTAATGACCTGGCATCCTTCCTCGAACTCGCGCGTGAGGAGTTGCGTAGGTTCATAAACCTCGGTGAGCCTTGGGTTAGGGATTACGTGATCATCCACGGTGAGTTACTCTCGACGTTGTTAATTGAGAGGGCGCTGAATGATTTGCTTGGCTTAAGGGCTAAGGCTGTTTACGAGCCTGGCATAGTTACGGATAGTAATTGGGGCTTTGCATCGGTTAATCACGAGTTGAGTAGTAAGTACGTGATTGAGAGGGTGGGCGGCGTATTGAGTAAGTATGATGTTGTTGTGGTCCCCGGCTTCCTGGGAGTAACCAGTGATGGTAGGTACACGTCCCTAGGTAGGGGTGGTAGTGATTACACGGCGTCCCTACTCGCGAGTTACCTGGGTGCGTCACGGTTAACCTTCTACACGGACAGTGGTGGTATACTCAGTGGTGATCCAAGGATTATAAACGACGCGGTACTCCTTAGGGAGGTTGGTTATGACGAGGCCTACACGGCGTCATTACTTGGCGCCAAGAAGTTCCACCCAAGGACCTTTGAGCCATTATTAAAGAGTAAGGTCTTAACCATCATAACTGATCCCTGGCGTGAGGATGGTACGTACGTAGTAAATAACTGCATCACAACGCCCAAGCTAATTACCCTAAATGAGGTTGGGGGTGCGTTCAGGGTCTCCGTGGTGGGCTGTAGAATTTCACAGGTGAGTCACCTGAGGGGTGAGGCGTATGAGATAATGGCGTCATACGACGCTAAAGTAATTAATGATGACCAACACGCGGTGTCGGCATTATTAAATGAGTGGGATGACGCGGTTTCCCTGGCAAGGGACCTCCATAGGTGGGTGAGGTCATGGATCGCGTGA
- a CDS encoding HisA/HisF-related TIM barrel protein codes for MIIIPSIDISGGYAVKRVRGVRGTELIRLSVDEAIKLTRRFNFVHIVDLDGAEQGRLVNIDSIARISREFNSKCEVGGGIRTPEVGKEALKLCSKVVIGTAALEGPGAINEFIKSLGYESVVVSIDVLGNFVMSRGWTKPVGELQAVINSLPRVHTLIYTAIDVEGTGAGPLISREVIELLRSKADEVFYAGGISTCGHIEQLRDLGLDGVIIGYALYVKGVDCAGSWG; via the coding sequence ATGATTATCATACCATCAATCGACATAAGCGGTGGTTATGCAGTCAAGAGGGTTAGGGGTGTGAGGGGTACGGAGTTAATTAGGCTCAGTGTGGATGAAGCAATTAAATTAACGAGGAGATTCAACTTCGTACACATAGTCGACTTGGACGGTGCCGAGCAGGGTAGATTAGTGAATATTGATTCAATAGCCAGGATAAGCCGTGAATTCAACAGTAAATGCGAAGTGGGCGGTGGCATTAGGACGCCCGAGGTCGGTAAGGAAGCCCTTAAGTTATGTAGTAAGGTCGTCATAGGCACCGCAGCCCTCGAGGGGCCAGGTGCCATTAATGAGTTCATTAAGAGCCTTGGTTATGAGTCTGTTGTGGTTTCGATAGACGTATTGGGGAATTTCGTAATGAGCAGGGGCTGGACTAAACCCGTAGGTGAGTTACAAGCAGTCATAAACTCATTACCCAGGGTACACACCCTAATTTACACAGCCATTGATGTGGAGGGTACCGGCGCGGGTCCCCTAATTAGTCGGGAAGTAATTGAATTACTGAGGAGTAAGGCTGACGAGGTTTTCTACGCGGGTGGCATCTCCACATGCGGGCATATCGAGCAATTAAGGGATTTGGGTCTCGATGGGGTCATTATAGGCTATGCACTCTATGTGAAGGGTGTTGACTGTGCAGGGAGCTGGGGTTAG
- a CDS encoding phosphoribosyltransferase yields MEFLVLNWQRLVDLTLDLSLMVKESGYRPDSIIAILRGGYIVGKLVSDFLGIDDLAVLGLVSYGTKIGQGEEPVVTYPIIRDLRGKSVLVVDDVADTGKTLATARDLTRFYGAREVRVATLYVKPWSRVKPDYYVGVTDKWVLFPWEVGEVVRNQAQGSDPESVIRNLRLSEYFGNDFVTKLARLLH; encoded by the coding sequence ATGGAGTTCCTAGTCCTTAATTGGCAGAGGCTTGTTGACTTGACGTTGGATTTGTCGTTAATGGTTAAGGAATCGGGCTATAGGCCTGACTCAATAATCGCAATTTTAAGGGGTGGCTACATAGTGGGTAAGTTGGTCTCTGATTTCCTCGGTATTGATGACCTGGCGGTACTTGGCCTTGTGAGCTATGGTACGAAGATCGGCCAGGGTGAGGAACCGGTCGTCACCTACCCAATAATACGTGATTTAAGGGGTAAAAGCGTTTTAGTAGTGGATGATGTGGCGGATACGGGTAAGACCCTGGCCACCGCCCGGGATCTAACTAGGTTTTATGGTGCCAGGGAGGTTAGGGTGGCGACCCTCTACGTTAAGCCCTGGTCGAGGGTCAAGCCTGATTACTACGTTGGCGTCACGGATAAGTGGGTTTTATTCCCATGGGAGGTTGGTGAGGTCGTTAGGAACCAGGCCCAGGGCTCAGACCCTGAATCCGTGATAAGGAACTTAAGGCTTAGTGAGTATTTTGGTAATGACTTCGTTACTAAGTTAGCGAGGCTCCTCCATTAA
- the hisF gene encoding imidazole glycerol phosphate synthase subunit HisF produces MRPLGIVRRIIPCLDVDANVVVKGINFEGLRVMGDPVELASRYEEEGADEIFLLDITATIEGRKTFLRTVRDVAGAINIPLGVGGGIRSLEDADAAFKAGADKVSVNTAAVRNPELITVLSREYGAQSVVVAIDVRRRGNSWRVYVESGKRETNLDGVKWARRAEELGAGELLITSIDADGTRAGYDVELYRAISEVVNIPVIASGGAGKVEHFAEVLKYADAALAASVFHMGLINIQGLKAYLMERGIKVRM; encoded by the coding sequence ATGAGGCCCCTAGGCATCGTTAGGAGGATTATACCCTGCCTCGACGTAGACGCGAACGTGGTGGTTAAGGGCATCAACTTCGAGGGTCTTAGGGTAATGGGCGACCCGGTGGAGTTGGCGAGTAGGTATGAGGAGGAGGGTGCCGACGAGATTTTCCTCCTCGACATAACGGCCACCATCGAGGGTAGGAAGACGTTCCTAAGGACTGTTAGGGATGTTGCAGGCGCGATAAACATACCGCTGGGCGTCGGTGGTGGCATAAGGAGTCTTGAGGATGCGGACGCGGCATTTAAGGCGGGGGCTGACAAAGTTAGTGTGAACACTGCGGCCGTTAGGAACCCTGAGTTAATAACAGTACTTTCCAGGGAGTATGGCGCACAGTCGGTGGTTGTGGCGATCGACGTTAGGAGGCGCGGTAATTCATGGAGGGTCTACGTGGAGAGTGGTAAAAGGGAAACCAACCTTGATGGTGTTAAATGGGCCAGGAGGGCTGAGGAACTTGGCGCTGGCGAGTTATTAATAACGAGCATTGACGCGGACGGCACTAGGGCGGGTTATGACGTGGAGCTCTATAGGGCAATTTCTGAAGTAGTTAATATACCAGTCATCGCCAGTGGCGGTGCTGGTAAGGTTGAGCACTTCGCGGAGGTCCTGAAGTACGCAGACGCAGCCCTCGCCGCGAGTGTTTTTCACATGGGGCTAATAAACATTCAGGGGCTTAAGGCTTACCTAATGGAGAGGGGCATTAAGGTGAGGATGTGA